A portion of the Edaphobacter lichenicola genome contains these proteins:
- a CDS encoding SIMPL domain-containing protein — MNVHRLARLALCATLFAMNAAAQTIQISKENRTIAITATDKVMVLADTATVHIGFIAYGPDSDTAYAAGSRVSNAIVKALTTAGVASDAIESENQNVSPVQEFQIDKLTPAEKAQRKFQVTQSWTVRTNADDAAKTLDLAVKAGANQSGQIDWSMNDENAAQAEAAAKALQRARSVAGQMAKGLDVKLGALIYASNETQAEPPRPLMRAMAAAPMAQKVAPLAINPRQIEKTATVYAVFAIE; from the coding sequence ATGAACGTCCATCGCCTCGCTCGGCTGGCACTCTGTGCTACCTTGTTCGCCATGAATGCCGCCGCTCAGACCATTCAAATCAGCAAAGAGAATCGCACAATTGCCATCACCGCAACGGACAAGGTCATGGTGCTGGCAGACACCGCTACGGTCCACATCGGATTTATCGCCTATGGCCCAGATAGCGACACGGCCTACGCCGCGGGCTCTCGCGTATCGAACGCCATCGTCAAGGCCCTGACTACGGCAGGCGTCGCCTCCGACGCGATCGAAAGCGAAAATCAGAACGTCTCTCCGGTGCAGGAGTTTCAGATCGATAAGCTCACCCCAGCCGAGAAGGCTCAGCGCAAGTTTCAGGTCACTCAGAGCTGGACGGTTCGGACGAACGCCGATGACGCTGCGAAGACTCTCGATCTCGCGGTCAAGGCCGGTGCGAATCAATCTGGTCAAATCGATTGGAGTATGAACGATGAGAACGCGGCACAGGCTGAAGCTGCCGCAAAGGCGTTGCAGCGTGCCCGCTCCGTAGCGGGTCAGATGGCCAAGGGGCTCGACGTCAAGCTTGGTGCCCTTATCTATGCGAGCAACGAAACCCAGGCGGAGCCGCCGCGTCCACTCATGCGCGCGATGGCTGCCGCACCCATGGCGCAGAAGGTGGCTCCTCTCGCGATCAACCCACGTCAGATTGAAAAAACCGCCACCGTCTACGCCGTCTTCGCCATAGAATAG
- a CDS encoding acyltransferase, translated as MPIHTYRELKPTPEAEALYRRWLAKLNDEFTRHQSAEQRSEIVRNELYQLYTGQPYKGHLKAVLNSELAMYSLAESFDPRNITLEPEYYGDVDVEQYALRKPLIWFWQMFDRSPLGLNHWLGFRFRCMLGRHIFRHLGKHVKIFHNVEFTYGYNLTIEDSCTIHKNVMLDDRGGIILHEGTSVSDYANVYSHTHDINNQSNINNKVTELGPRARITYHATVLAGANVGEDAMLGAMALATKPVPKQTVSVGIPAKAKIQKQATQLSAHTL; from the coding sequence ATGCCAATCCACACCTACCGTGAACTCAAACCCACTCCCGAAGCTGAGGCCCTGTACCGCCGCTGGCTCGCTAAGCTCAACGACGAGTTCACCCGCCATCAGTCAGCCGAACAGCGCTCCGAGATCGTGCGTAACGAGCTCTACCAGCTGTACACCGGTCAGCCGTACAAGGGCCACCTGAAGGCCGTCCTGAACAGCGAACTCGCCATGTACTCGCTTGCCGAGAGCTTTGATCCTCGTAACATCACGCTCGAACCGGAGTATTACGGTGACGTCGACGTCGAACAGTACGCCCTTCGCAAACCGCTTATCTGGTTCTGGCAGATGTTCGACCGCTCTCCGCTCGGCCTGAATCACTGGCTTGGCTTTCGCTTCCGCTGCATGCTTGGGCGCCACATCTTTCGGCACCTTGGCAAGCACGTCAAGATCTTCCATAACGTCGAGTTCACCTACGGCTACAACCTCACCATCGAAGACTCCTGCACGATCCACAAAAACGTCATGCTCGACGACCGCGGCGGGATCATCCTCCACGAGGGCACCAGCGTGTCCGACTATGCCAATGTCTACTCGCACACGCACGACATCAACAACCAGTCGAACATCAACAACAAGGTGACCGAGCTTGGCCCTCGTGCCCGGATTACCTACCACGCGACTGTGCTTGCGGGAGCGAATGTCGGCGAAGACGCGATGCTCGGAGCCATGGCGCTCGCCACTAAACCGGTTCCGAAGCAGACCGTTTCGGTGGGCATTCCGGCGAAGGCCAAGATTCAAAAACAAGCGACGCAGCTCTCGGCGCATACGCTGTAG
- a CDS encoding site-2 protease family protein — protein MNQEAVLIVFQVVVLVLAFSVHECAHAWTAWRLGDPTAKMLGRVTLNPLKHLDPLGSVFMPLLALVYHWPLIGWAKPTPVTARNFKNYKRDDILVTLAGPASNLLSATIALILLVIIKHLVPGGVLAIGTAMALASHIPGISTENLPTLFPIALFLYFVILINLLLFVFNLIPIPPLDGSHVLRHFLPYKILQVYDRVGMFGMIILMLVGGSFIFSIFFSPLLATFNRVLFTL, from the coding sequence ATGAATCAGGAAGCAGTCCTCATCGTCTTTCAAGTTGTTGTCCTGGTGCTCGCCTTCAGTGTTCATGAATGTGCTCACGCCTGGACTGCGTGGCGCCTTGGCGACCCTACCGCGAAGATGCTTGGCCGCGTCACGCTCAATCCGCTGAAGCACCTTGATCCGCTTGGCTCCGTGTTTATGCCTCTGCTGGCGTTGGTCTATCACTGGCCGCTCATCGGGTGGGCGAAGCCGACTCCTGTTACTGCCCGCAACTTCAAGAACTACAAACGCGACGACATACTGGTGACGCTTGCCGGGCCTGCGAGCAACCTGCTCTCGGCCACCATTGCCCTGATTCTATTGGTGATTATCAAGCACCTTGTGCCGGGCGGCGTGCTTGCGATTGGTACGGCGATGGCGCTGGCTTCGCATATACCGGGGATTTCGACCGAGAATCTTCCAACTCTCTTTCCGATCGCGCTCTTTCTTTACTTTGTGATCCTGATCAACCTGTTGCTCTTTGTTTTCAATCTCATTCCGATTCCTCCGCTGGATGGCAGCCATGTTCTGCGGCACTTTCTTCCTTACAAGATTTTGCAGGTTTATGACCGTGTGGGCATGTTTGGCATGATCATCCTGATGCTGGTGGGAGGAAGCTTTATCTTCAGCATTTTCTTTTCGCCCCTTCTGGCCACCTTCAATCGTGTTCTGTTCACGCTCTAA
- the trpS gene encoding tryptophan--tRNA ligase — MTENTKDNLTPSRPRVLSGMRPTGRLHLGNYMGALYNWVKLQHEYDCYFFIADLHALTTDYADPTSLRQSIRDVALDFLSAGLDPEVCTVFIQSHVPQHAELFTLFSMFTPLPWLERVPTYKDQQEQLREKDLNTYGFLGYPLLQSADILLYQPDFVPVGQDQVAHVELTREVARRFNALYCSQPTPAIEKAREDHSDKEILTAELSANAVVTGILPEPKVLLTPSPKLPGLDGRKMSKSYGNTIMLSEPEADLRAKLKTMVTDPARIRRTDVGNPDICPVFDLHKVFSTEETQLEVRQGCTTAGIGCIQCKGWLSDAIVREIAPIQERRRALEADPSQVDAILWDGSARARHRAIQTLQHVRQAIGLE; from the coding sequence ATGACTGAAAATACCAAAGACAACCTGACACCTTCACGTCCCCGCGTCCTGAGCGGGATGCGACCCACCGGCCGTCTGCACCTTGGCAACTACATGGGCGCGCTGTACAACTGGGTCAAGCTTCAGCACGAGTACGATTGCTACTTCTTCATCGCCGATCTGCACGCGCTCACGACGGACTACGCCGATCCAACGTCGCTCCGCCAGAGTATCCGGGATGTCGCGCTGGACTTCCTCTCGGCCGGGCTCGATCCCGAGGTTTGCACCGTCTTTATTCAGTCGCACGTGCCGCAGCATGCGGAGCTTTTTACCCTCTTCAGCATGTTTACGCCGCTGCCGTGGCTCGAACGCGTGCCGACGTACAAAGACCAGCAGGAGCAGCTCCGCGAGAAGGATCTGAATACCTACGGTTTTCTCGGTTATCCGCTGCTGCAGTCTGCTGACATTCTGCTGTATCAGCCGGACTTTGTTCCCGTCGGGCAGGACCAGGTGGCTCACGTCGAACTGACTCGGGAGGTGGCGCGTCGCTTCAACGCTCTCTACTGCTCGCAGCCGACGCCTGCCATCGAAAAGGCTCGCGAGGACCACTCGGACAAGGAGATCCTGACGGCTGAGCTTTCGGCCAACGCTGTTGTCACCGGCATTCTTCCTGAGCCGAAGGTTCTGCTGACTCCGTCGCCGAAGCTCCCCGGTCTCGATGGCCGCAAGATGTCGAAGAGCTACGGGAATACGATCATGCTGTCGGAGCCTGAGGCTGATCTTCGCGCCAAGCTCAAGACGATGGTCACCGACCCGGCGCGAATTCGCCGCACCGACGTGGGGAATCCCGATATCTGCCCGGTCTTCGACCTGCACAAAGTTTTCTCGACCGAAGAGACGCAGTTGGAGGTACGACAGGGCTGCACGACTGCGGGCATCGGCTGTATTCAGTGCAAGGGCTGGCTGTCTGACGCGATCGTTCGCGAGATCGCTCCCATTCAAGAGCGGCGTCGTGCGCTGGAGGCCGATCCCAGCCAGGTCGATGCTATTTTGTGGGATGGGTCCGCTCGTGCCCGCCACCGCGCTATCCAGACGCTTCAACACGTCCGCCAGGCCATCGGCCTCGAGTAA
- a CDS encoding segregation and condensation protein A, whose protein sequence is MPDETLPPETNVEDVNAAEETVTPAADAVVSAETASEGAAISGAEASAEGADTPAPAASEPFALQHPPVPPRAPEPKRPAKDKAQEEASQSPFSVTVGQVYDGPLDLLLDLIRKQNIDIYDIPIARITSQFLEYTHHLKQVDVDAAGEFIYMASLLIHIKSKTLLPRDPSDVLSGDPEDPRRELVERLLEHERFKAAAQMLLQKQQIEEATWTNSGLKNFKRDIGEVGAPSLDEDREIDADTVDLVRVFQDVLLRLRERPILNVDEESVTVAHMIDYVKRRLMMEDKPVSLKRILHNTHTERALICMFLAMLELVRLQAVLLHQPVIQGDILIKKTENFDQVLTDHAQARDDWR, encoded by the coding sequence ATGCCCGACGAAACTCTACCTCCGGAAACGAACGTCGAAGACGTCAACGCTGCAGAAGAGACCGTCACCCCTGCGGCTGACGCGGTGGTTTCTGCGGAGACAGCGTCTGAAGGCGCTGCGATTTCCGGTGCCGAAGCTTCGGCCGAAGGAGCGGACACTCCTGCTCCTGCGGCGAGCGAGCCGTTCGCGCTGCAGCATCCGCCTGTGCCGCCACGAGCGCCTGAACCGAAGCGACCAGCGAAGGACAAGGCCCAGGAGGAGGCGTCGCAGTCGCCCTTCTCGGTTACCGTTGGCCAGGTCTATGACGGGCCGCTCGATCTTTTGCTCGACCTGATTCGCAAGCAGAACATCGACATCTACGACATTCCGATTGCGCGCATCACCAGCCAGTTTTTGGAGTACACCCATCACCTGAAGCAGGTTGATGTCGATGCTGCGGGCGAGTTCATCTACATGGCGTCGCTGCTGATCCACATCAAGTCGAAGACGCTGCTGCCTCGCGACCCATCCGATGTGCTTTCGGGCGATCCGGAAGATCCGCGTCGTGAACTGGTGGAACGTCTGCTCGAACATGAGCGGTTCAAGGCGGCGGCGCAGATGCTCTTGCAGAAGCAGCAGATCGAAGAGGCGACCTGGACCAACTCGGGGCTGAAGAACTTCAAGCGCGACATCGGGGAGGTGGGTGCTCCTTCACTGGATGAAGACCGCGAGATCGACGCCGATACCGTGGACTTGGTGCGGGTCTTCCAGGATGTTTTGTTGCGCCTGCGCGAGCGGCCCATTCTGAACGTGGATGAGGAGTCGGTCACGGTTGCGCACATGATTGACTACGTGAAGCGCCGCCTGATGATGGAGGACAAGCCCGTCAGCCTAAAGCGGATACTGCACAACACCCACACGGAGCGGGCGCTGATCTGCATGTTTCTCGCGATGCTTGAACTGGTGCGTCTGCAGGCGGTGTTGCTGCACCAGCCGGTAATCCAGGGCGACATCCTCATTAAAAAGACAGAGAACTTCGATCAAGTGTTGACCGATCACGCTCAGGCTCGCGACGACTGGCGCTAA
- a CDS encoding cysteine hydrolase, which produces MNFDKSDTAVVFIDPQNDVLSENGISWPLLHESLKENNTIENMESIFKAAKAHGYEVFISPHYFYPTDKGWKFNGPLESDEFAVNEFGRKGVLTLDGFKGSGADWLERFKPYIEDGKTIVVSPHRIWGPESNDLVIQLRKRKISKIILGGMLANMCVESHLRELVEQGFEVAVVKDATAGPKHPEWGYGYTAALINYAFIAHAVPTTAEAVKWMEGGQA; this is translated from the coding sequence ATGAACTTCGACAAGAGCGATACCGCAGTTGTCTTTATCGACCCTCAGAACGACGTCTTGAGTGAAAATGGCATTAGTTGGCCGCTGCTTCACGAGAGCCTCAAAGAAAACAACACGATTGAGAATATGGAGAGCATCTTCAAGGCCGCGAAGGCTCACGGGTACGAGGTCTTCATCTCTCCTCACTACTTCTACCCCACCGACAAAGGTTGGAAGTTCAACGGCCCCCTCGAATCCGACGAGTTTGCCGTCAACGAATTTGGCCGCAAGGGAGTCCTCACCCTCGATGGCTTCAAAGGCTCTGGCGCAGACTGGCTCGAGCGCTTCAAACCCTACATCGAGGACGGCAAGACTATCGTCGTCTCACCGCACCGCATATGGGGACCAGAGTCGAACGACCTCGTCATCCAGCTCCGCAAACGAAAGATCAGCAAGATCATCCTCGGTGGAATGCTGGCCAACATGTGCGTCGAGTCGCACCTGCGAGAGTTGGTTGAGCAAGGCTTCGAGGTAGCTGTCGTGAAAGATGCGACAGCCGGACCAAAACACCCCGAGTGGGGCTATGGCTACACGGCAGCACTCATCAATTACGCGTTCATCGCACACGCTGTCCCGACAACGGCCGAGGCAGTGAAGTGGATGGAGGGCGGTCAAGCATAA
- a CDS encoding PEP-CTERM sorting domain-containing protein codes for MKLLAQWLRSAAVVTAIVLLCLARSASADTYTIYDLGDSNARGIYGLSTTGDVVIFQQSCGVFGPSCYMTYDNGVGVSDSPTAPSLTYDDGTPCSSTPAGFNAAKKTCNNGIVGMGSLYNPNGDPNGVYIGSGDTLQLLHGGSADQVFLNASGDFAWTDGNNEEIFEAVDTSKSTATPEPGTWLLVGTGLLLFTSALRRKALR; via the coding sequence ATGAAACTTCTTGCACAGTGGCTTCGCAGTGCGGCGGTTGTTACTGCAATCGTCCTCCTCTGTTTGGCGCGATCAGCATCCGCAGACACCTACACCATCTACGATCTTGGCGATTCGAACGCCCGCGGCATCTATGGCCTCAGCACCACCGGCGATGTTGTGATCTTTCAGCAGAGCTGTGGCGTCTTCGGCCCCTCCTGCTACATGACCTACGACAACGGCGTGGGTGTGAGCGACAGTCCAACAGCGCCCAGTCTTACCTACGACGATGGAACACCGTGCAGTTCGACGCCCGCAGGCTTCAACGCAGCAAAAAAGACCTGCAACAACGGCATTGTCGGTATGGGTTCGCTCTACAACCCGAACGGCGATCCCAACGGCGTCTACATCGGCTCCGGCGATACCCTTCAACTGCTTCACGGCGGTTCGGCCGATCAAGTCTTCCTGAACGCCTCCGGCGACTTCGCGTGGACCGACGGCAACAACGAGGAGATCTTTGAAGCTGTCGATACCTCGAAGTCGACAGCTACTCCCGAGCCCGGCACCTGGCTGCTGGTAGGCACCGGACTCCTGTTGTTCACCTCAGCCCTCCGTCGCAAAGCGCTCCGATAA
- a CDS encoding inorganic phosphate transporter encodes MATPVMHPSGSMLDQKLKKSSPGKIGGIVFGVLLIGGLGYIANRLYSDLLPVHEGSIFPYLLLGLALFIALGFEFVNGFHDTANAVATVIYTHALEPHVAVVWSGIWNFIGVLTSSGAVAFAIISLLPVELILKVSKGSGFAMVFALLIAAILWNLATWWKGLPASSSHTMIGSIIGVGVANQLMHGSSGVSGVDWEQVTKVFKALLISPLVGFGCAALVFLLMKAVLKDPRLYEAPKGVEPPPFYIRALLVLTCTGVSFAHGSNDGQKGMGLIMLILVGTVPTAYALNHTVGVSQVQTFAAVSQQVIGAVGNYVDSNTTVADSGPELEDFVSTHKFTPHTMLALQEMVGDIRNEATQYGSLGAVPSTMQANVRNQMYLTSETLRLMPKYGPKVSDADQTIFKNYKGMLDNSTKFIPPWVKVAVALALGLGTMIGWKRIVVTVGEKIGKTHLTYAQGLSAELVAMLTILAADGYGLPVSTTHVLSSGVAGTMAANKSGLQMSTLRDIALAWVFTLPVAALLSGCLFWLFNTIAK; translated from the coding sequence ATGGCTACTCCTGTAATGCACCCCTCCGGCTCGATGCTGGACCAGAAGCTCAAGAAATCGTCGCCTGGCAAGATTGGCGGTATCGTCTTCGGTGTCCTGCTTATTGGTGGTCTCGGATACATCGCGAATCGACTCTACTCTGATCTTCTGCCTGTGCATGAAGGCTCGATCTTCCCGTATCTTCTGCTCGGCCTGGCGCTGTTTATCGCGCTGGGCTTTGAGTTCGTCAACGGCTTCCACGACACTGCGAACGCGGTCGCGACGGTCATTTATACGCACGCGCTCGAGCCGCATGTCGCGGTCGTCTGGTCGGGTATCTGGAACTTCATCGGCGTGCTTACCAGCTCGGGTGCGGTTGCGTTCGCGATCATCTCGCTGCTGCCCGTTGAACTGATTCTGAAGGTCAGCAAAGGATCGGGCTTCGCGATGGTCTTTGCGCTGCTGATTGCGGCTATTCTTTGGAACCTCGCGACGTGGTGGAAGGGGCTTCCTGCATCGAGCTCGCACACGATGATCGGCTCGATCATTGGCGTTGGCGTGGCCAACCAGTTGATGCACGGCAGCAGCGGCGTGAGTGGCGTCGATTGGGAGCAGGTCACGAAGGTCTTCAAGGCTCTGCTCATCTCGCCTCTCGTTGGATTTGGTTGCGCGGCACTGGTCTTTCTGCTGATGAAGGCTGTTCTGAAGGATCCCCGTCTCTATGAGGCTCCCAAGGGTGTGGAGCCGCCACCGTTCTACATTCGTGCGCTGCTGGTGCTGACCTGCACGGGCGTCAGCTTTGCGCATGGCTCGAACGACGGCCAGAAGGGCATGGGGCTTATCATGCTCATCCTCGTCGGGACGGTTCCGACGGCGTATGCGCTGAACCACACGGTCGGGGTCAGCCAGGTGCAGACGTTCGCTGCGGTGTCGCAACAGGTGATTGGAGCGGTCGGCAACTACGTTGACTCGAACACGACTGTCGCGGACAGCGGCCCGGAGTTGGAGGATTTCGTCAGCACTCACAAGTTCACCCCGCACACCATGCTCGCGCTGCAGGAGATGGTCGGCGATATCCGCAACGAAGCGACGCAGTACGGCTCTCTCGGCGCGGTCCCTTCGACGATGCAGGCCAACGTGCGTAACCAGATGTATCTCACCAGCGAGACGCTGCGCCTGATGCCAAAGTACGGCCCGAAGGTAAGCGACGCTGACCAGACGATCTTCAAGAACTACAAGGGCATGCTGGATAACTCGACCAAGTTCATTCCGCCATGGGTTAAGGTTGCGGTTGCGCTCGCGCTCGGGCTGGGAACGATGATCGGCTGGAAGCGCATCGTCGTTACCGTCGGCGAAAAGATCGGCAAGACGCACCTGACCTATGCTCAGGGGCTGTCGGCTGAACTGGTTGCCATGTTGACCATCCTCGCTGCCGACGGGTACGGTCTGCCCGTCAGCACGACGCACGTTCTGTCTTCTGGTGTGGCCGGAACGATGGCTGCGAATAAGAGCGGGCTGCAGATGTCCACACTGCGCGACATCGCTCTGGCGTGGGTCTTCACGCTGCCGGTGGCGGCGCTGTTATCCGGTTGCCTCTTCTGGCTCTTCAATACGATCGCGAAGTAG
- the scpB gene encoding SMC-Scp complex subunit ScpB, which translates to MSLKAKIEAVIYASEEPVTLAQLAGLLGHEAQAELDHLDAAQHTLALEEATNDPNSIDEDSLNDEVLSDVPDASEQAAAAEAEARHAEALERHLHEAAAQEAAHVKAFREHAAADEAAMSSSDDLDVVTELEVRTESAEGYEVSQTEGAAEQGSKETAEAAVVDKDEKKLARERERRLREYFRSILDQLIADYATSDRGLEIREVAGGYRLATKPEYHDAVRGFVKSLKPPLKLSLQALETLAVVAYKQPVTAPEVSEIRGVDSGGVLGSLMTRKLVATAGRKQVIGRPILYKTTKDFLLRFGLKDINELPSIEEFEKMAGELAEQEEIPMEHHAPETASDLEPEKDQTEPQADGDSGDTGETVADEAIVDGRVSGLPPNYDTDTPVEGEGEDALDAEIQNDQRRDSEEG; encoded by the coding sequence ATGAGCCTTAAAGCAAAGATCGAAGCAGTTATCTACGCCTCTGAAGAACCGGTAACCCTGGCTCAACTTGCCGGCCTACTTGGCCACGAAGCCCAGGCCGAACTTGACCACCTCGACGCAGCGCAGCACACTCTCGCGCTGGAGGAGGCGACGAATGACCCGAATTCTATTGATGAAGACAGCCTGAACGATGAGGTCCTCTCCGACGTTCCCGATGCTTCGGAGCAAGCGGCGGCTGCGGAGGCCGAAGCCAGGCACGCCGAGGCTCTCGAGCGCCATCTGCATGAAGCAGCTGCGCAGGAGGCCGCACACGTGAAGGCGTTCCGCGAGCACGCTGCAGCAGATGAAGCTGCGATGAGCTCCTCCGATGATCTTGACGTTGTAACGGAGCTGGAGGTTCGAACCGAATCTGCGGAGGGGTATGAGGTCTCTCAGACCGAAGGCGCGGCGGAGCAGGGAAGCAAGGAAACGGCTGAGGCTGCGGTAGTCGACAAGGATGAGAAGAAGCTTGCGCGCGAGAGAGAGCGGCGCCTGCGGGAGTACTTCCGCAGCATTCTCGACCAGCTCATCGCGGACTATGCGACCTCGGACCGAGGCCTCGAGATTCGCGAGGTCGCCGGCGGGTATCGCCTTGCCACCAAGCCGGAGTACCACGATGCGGTACGCGGATTCGTCAAATCTCTCAAGCCGCCGCTGAAGCTTTCATTGCAGGCGCTTGAGACCCTCGCCGTCGTTGCCTACAAGCAGCCCGTCACCGCCCCGGAGGTCTCCGAGATTCGCGGTGTTGATTCGGGCGGCGTCCTCGGCTCGCTGATGACTCGCAAACTCGTGGCTACCGCAGGTCGTAAGCAGGTCATTGGACGACCGATTCTCTATAAAACCACCAAAGATTTCCTCCTTCGCTTCGGCTTGAAAGACATCAACGAGCTTCCCAGCATCGAAGAGTTTGAGAAGATGGCTGGCGAGCTGGCCGAGCAGGAGGAGATCCCCATGGAACATCACGCACCCGAGACTGCAAGCGACCTTGAACCGGAGAAAGACCAGACCGAGCCTCAGGCCGACGGTGACAGCGGCGACACAGGTGAGACCGTGGCAGACGAGGCCATCGTCGACGGCCGCGTCTCCGGCCTTCCACCGAACTATGACACCGACACTCCCGTTGAGGGTGAGGGCGAAGATGCTCTCGATGCCGAGATCCAGAACGATCAGCGCCGCGACTCTGAGGAGGGATGA
- a CDS encoding cupin domain-containing protein, whose protein sequence is MPPIKTFKVFGERIDVLVNAATTEGASAAIIQHIPPGGGPPPHSHRHEDETFYVLEGEIEFLHEGEWSPVGVGDTAFGLRGVIHSFRNAGTTAGRVLIFIAPAGLEDYLEEISAYSPATDMPKIVEISKRFGITFYP, encoded by the coding sequence ATGCCACCTATCAAGACCTTCAAAGTCTTTGGAGAGCGTATCGATGTTCTCGTCAACGCAGCGACGACGGAGGGAGCATCTGCTGCGATCATTCAGCATATTCCGCCGGGCGGTGGGCCGCCACCCCACAGCCACCGCCATGAAGACGAGACCTTCTATGTTCTGGAAGGCGAGATCGAGTTCCTGCACGAGGGGGAGTGGTCCCCAGTCGGTGTGGGTGATACAGCGTTTGGTCTGCGTGGCGTGATTCACTCGTTTCGGAACGCCGGAACAACCGCAGGCCGCGTTCTTATCTTCATTGCGCCTGCGGGACTTGAGGACTATCTCGAAGAGATCAGTGCGTACTCGCCTGCGACGGACATGCCAAAGATCGTGGAAATCTCAAAGCGCTTCGGCATCACCTTTTATCCCTGA
- a CDS encoding pseudouridine synthase, which translates to MTKSPSAAKPNNDEPKGDRLQKILAQAGIASRRKAEEIILEGRVQVNGVIVNTLGTRHDALKDHIRVDGKLLHGPEQQRYYMLNKPRGYVTTLDDPEKRPTVMQLMAKQKSGPHGDNVRLYPVGRLDYLSEGLILMTNDGNLANALSKAAAGVEKTYLVKISGTPPASGLDQIRRGIMIDRGRLDEVRSGRRDRIITSPAKVELVRGGDNPWYELTLIEGRNRQIRKMFEEIGHHVEKIRRIGYGALRLDVPPGEFRELTPGEVMALDRAAKGKKVVPKKKTPEFAQLKSPVKKKFTKPRRQPTGTKSASRPRRPS; encoded by the coding sequence ATGACGAAATCCCCCTCCGCAGCAAAGCCCAACAACGACGAACCCAAGGGCGACCGCCTCCAGAAGATTCTTGCGCAGGCAGGAATCGCCAGCCGCCGCAAGGCCGAGGAGATCATCCTCGAAGGCCGCGTGCAGGTCAACGGTGTCATCGTCAATACGCTCGGCACGCGCCACGATGCGCTCAAGGATCACATTCGCGTCGACGGCAAGCTGCTGCACGGCCCCGAGCAGCAGCGCTACTACATGCTCAACAAGCCGCGCGGCTATGTGACGACGCTCGATGATCCAGAGAAGCGGCCTACCGTCATGCAGCTCATGGCGAAGCAGAAGTCCGGGCCGCACGGTGATAACGTTCGTCTCTATCCTGTAGGGCGCCTCGACTATCTCAGCGAGGGCCTCATCTTGATGACGAATGATGGCAACCTCGCGAACGCACTCTCGAAGGCTGCGGCAGGCGTTGAGAAGACGTACCTCGTCAAGATCAGCGGCACACCACCTGCGTCAGGTCTTGACCAGATTCGTCGCGGCATCATGATCGACCGCGGCCGTCTCGATGAGGTTCGCAGTGGCCGTCGCGACCGCATCATTACCTCCCCGGCGAAAGTCGAACTCGTTCGCGGCGGCGACAATCCCTGGTATGAGCTGACGCTTATCGAGGGCAGGAATCGTCAGATCAGAAAGATGTTCGAAGAGATCGGACACCACGTCGAAAAGATTCGACGCATCGGGTACGGTGCGCTTCGCCTCGATGTGCCGCCTGGCGAGTTCCGTGAGCTAACACCTGGAGAGGTGATGGCGCTTGATCGCGCCGCGAAGGGCAAGAAGGTTGTACCGAAGAAGAAGACTCCCGAGTTCGCGCAACTTAAATCTCCAGTTAAAAAGAAATTCACAAAGCCACGTCGCCAGCCGACTGGAACAAAATCAGCGAGCCGTCCGCGGCGCCCGAGCTAA
- the msrA gene encoding peptide-methionine (S)-S-oxide reductase MsrA, translating into MVIEKATFGAGCFWGVETRFGEITGVIDTVVGYEGGELEHPTYKEVCTDRTGHAEVVQVTFDSSRLSYETLLDAFFAMHDPTQVNRQGPDWGSQYRSVIFTQTNEQFAQARAKIAELNAAGSYRKPIATQVVPATTFWKAEEYHQKYLEKRGMVSCHI; encoded by the coding sequence GTGGTAATCGAAAAAGCAACATTTGGAGCAGGATGTTTTTGGGGAGTAGAGACCCGATTTGGCGAGATCACAGGTGTCATCGATACAGTCGTAGGATACGAAGGCGGCGAGCTCGAACACCCAACCTATAAAGAAGTCTGTACGGACCGCACCGGCCATGCGGAGGTCGTTCAAGTCACCTTCGATTCGTCCCGTCTTTCGTACGAGACACTGTTGGATGCGTTCTTCGCGATGCACGATCCGACTCAGGTAAATCGCCAGGGTCCGGATTGGGGATCGCAGTATCGCAGCGTCATCTTTACTCAAACCAACGAGCAGTTCGCACAGGCACGTGCGAAGATCGCAGAGCTTAACGCAGCCGGATCGTATCGCAAACCCATCGCAACTCAAGTCGTTCCGGCAACAACGTTCTGGAAGGCCGAAGAGTATCACCAGAAGTATCTCGAGAAACGTGGCATGGTGAGCTGCCACATCTAA